From uncultured Desulfobacter sp.:
GCCATTCAGCATCATCAACATATTGCCGGATGGTATCAAACTGGGCGGCATTGGCCAGGGGCCCGATCAAATTGGCCTCATCCATGCCGTCACCCACAGGGATTTTACTCACATAGTCGGCAAATTTTTGGCAAACTGCTTCATAATCATCCTCGTGGACAAAAAGACGCTTGAAACAGGCACAAGTCTGGCCCGCATTAATGAAACATCCCCAGAACAGTGGTTCGAGCAGCGGCTCAATATCGGTTCCGGGCAGGACGATACCGGCGTCATTACCGCCCAACTCAAGGGTCAGGGTTTTCAGGTTGGCGGCTGCACGCTGCATAATAGTCTGCCCAACCTCGACAGAGCCTGTAAAGACTATTTTATCAATGCCTTTATGGGCTGACATTGCATTGCCGATATCGGAACTGCCAGCCACAACATTGAGCACGCCGGCAGGCAGTATTTCATTGATCAATTCAACCAGGCGTAATGTTGAAAGCGGTGTATAGGATGCCGGTTTGATGACAACCGTGCAGCCCACACGCAGGGCCGGCATGATATGCCATACGGCAATCAACAACGGCCAATTCCAGGGGGTGATGGACCCCACAACGCCCACGGGTTTCCGGGTTAATTCAATAGTATCTTCCGGATTATCATCGATCAGCTCATCTTCAAGTTTCAGCCCTGACGTCACCTGAGTCCAGGCCATGCAGCCGCCCACTTCAAAATTTGCCCCGGGGCCGGATTGGGCCTTTCCCTGTTCAAGGGTGATCAGTTGTGAAAGCTCCGCCATATTCTTTTCAATGACCCCTGCAATCTGCTGCAGGTATTCCACCCTTTTTTCATCGGCCAGTGCCGACCAGGCGGGCAAGGCTTTTCCGGCCGCAGCAACCGCCTGGTCCAGCTGGTCGACAGTGGCCTTGGGGCAGGCGGCAAACACCTCGCCCGTTGCCGGGTTGATTACATCAAATGTTTCCTTGGGAACAACTTTTTCACCATTAATTACCAACGCATACTCTGCCATCATGGATCCTTTCTCTTGGGTTTATAGTTTATATCTCTATTTTTTTAGATGACTGTACGGTACCACAACATAACTGCTGAAATTCATACCCGTTAAACATCCCCAAAAGACGCCCAGTCCATAGGCAATGTGTTCCAAAACATAGAAAAACAAAAAAGACAGAAAGGACAATTGTGCTTTTTTTACCCTGAAATCTATTACCACCGCACAGCCAAGCATGAGCAGCACCAGCGGAATAAAAGGCGGCTGCCAGATCCCAAGAATAATCATAACAATTAGATAATATCTTACCAGGTGAAAGCTAAGATAGTACAGCAGGCTGACCATGGTTCGCAGCCGTGCTCGCAGTAGCTGTGCAAGACCTAAATTCACCCCCATTTTTTTTGTTTTCTTTTTGAGCACACAGCTGTCCATAACAACCATTGCCCCGGCCAGCACTACACCGCCCACTCCGGTCCAGGGCAGACTCAAAAAAAGGAGCAGTAAACCTGCCAGCAGCAGCGGCGGCACCACCATCTGCTTTTTTCGCTTGGGATGCAGACGCTGCAGTTTTTCTTCGGATGTCCCATAAAAAAACCGCCGGGACATGAACGGGCCCAGCCGATTTCGATGTTCATGAAACACTGTTCCCGTCGGCATATAAGCAATGCGCCATCCCTTATCCCG
This genomic window contains:
- a CDS encoding aldehyde dehydrogenase family protein; protein product: MMAEYALVINGEKVVPKETFDVINPATGEVFAACPKATVDQLDQAVAAAGKALPAWSALADEKRVEYLQQIAGVIEKNMAELSQLITLEQGKAQSGPGANFEVGGCMAWTQVTSGLKLEDELIDDNPEDTIELTRKPVGVVGSITPWNWPLLIAVWHIMPALRVGCTVVIKPASYTPLSTLRLVELINEILPAGVLNVVAGSSDIGNAMSAHKGIDKIVFTGSVEVGQTIMQRAAANLKTLTLELGGNDAGIVLPGTDIEPLLEPLFWGCFINAGQTCACFKRLFVHEDDYEAVCQKFADYVSKIPVGDGMDEANLIGPLANAAQFDTIRQYVDDAEWLEAQRCRHFGNQAVEF